In Candidatus Bathyarchaeota archaeon, the sequence TTCTACTGTTGATTGGCATCGCCGCTTCATTAACAATTGTGGGAGAACTCAGCGGCGAGTTTGGACAAATAAGGCAGCTGTCATCTAAACCCCAAAACGTCTTAACCATAACCAGAGGCGAATTCGCCTCCTTAAATAACAGTGTCCTTTTCGGATTCGACATCGGCAGCGCAGGAGATGACATTCTCAGAGTGAAGTTGACTACGAATCAAAATTTTAGTTGGCACGAACCAATCGAGAACGGAAAAAGAATTTTCAGAAGCGAGAACTTCACGTTAGACGCAACGAACTGTTCATTTGAAGTTGACGTAACTGTCAAGTCCTACGACAAAAAAACACTGCAAATCATCGACAACATCGCGCCAACTAGTTAGTTCTGCCTGCTAAACTATGACTTTGACTTTTGTGTCTTAACAGTCTCAAAGGCTTTTTCTGCCACAGATATGCAAGCCAACAAATCGTCTAAAGTTGCTAAAAACGTCCCAAACGATTTCTCACAACGCACCAAAGCCAACAAACAGCAGTCACTCCTCACCGTTTCGACGCTTAAGCCTTGAGGTGTCTTAACGTTGTCTGGCGAAACCGCTTCAACAACAGCCCTTGCCTCCCTTCCAGTTTCATAAGCAAAGGAAAGCCTAGCTTCCAGCCTCAATTTGCTCCATCCGTTTCTTAACCAACTCGTCTACTAACTTGACAAAGGCATCCACGTCTTTTATGGGAACTTGAGCTCCTGCAGCAATGTCATGTCCACCACCCTTACCCTCAAATTTTTCGGCAGCCACACGCATAATCTCGCCCAAATCTAATCCCCTACTCGTCAGCATATCCAAAGTCCTAGCCGAAACCTTCACCACCTCTTCGTCAGCAACAGCATAAGCAATAATAGGCTTCTCCAGCTTTGGCAAACTCGTTGAAAGAATGGAGGAAAGAGTGCCAATCACCTTCTCATTTATAAAGCCTTCACCACGAACAACATATATGCTTT encodes:
- a CDS encoding KEOPS complex subunit Pcc1, which encodes MRLEARLSFAYETGREARAVVEAVSPDNVKTPQGLSVETVRSDCCLLALVRCEKSFGTFLATLDDLLACISVAEKAFETVKTQKSKS